Sequence from the Gloeocapsopsis dulcis genome:
TAGCTTTAATTGCTTATCCAAAACAGGCAATATCTTTGGTTAAAAATAGAGTGAGGTTTCCACTAGGAAAGAAAGTAAAAGCAAGTTTTGGAATTGATTCTTTCATCGTACCAATGCCATCAAACCTCAAGTTTGAGGATATTCGGGAAGTTAGAATACTGCCGCGAAATGGTTGCTTTTATGCCGAGTTTGTTTATCGACAACAGATATTTAAGCCACCCTTGGATAAAGAGCAAGTATTAGGGATAGACCCTGGGGTGAATAACTGGCTGACTTGTGTTAGCAATATCGGCAAATCTTTCATCATTGATGGACGCAAGCTCAAGAGTCAGAACCAGTGGTACAACAAGCAGATTGCTAGTCTGACAAAGGATAAACCTCAAGGTTTTTGGAATGAAGAACTAGCCACCATCACCGAAAAGCGCAACCGACAGATGCGCGATGCCATTAATAAAGCGGCACGATATGTTGTTAACTGGTGTATCTACAACCGAGTCGGAAGGATTATTTTTGGCTGGAATCAAAGGAACAAAAATGAGATAAATCTAGGCAAGAAAAACAATCAACAGATAGTTCAAATTCCGACAGCTAGACTCAAACAAAGGATAGAACAATTATGCGAACAGTATGGGATTGAGTTTGTAGAGACAGAAGAATCATATACATCAATTGCTTCTTATTTAGATGGCGACGAACTACCTAAATTCGGCGAAAAACCTGAAGGGTGGAAGCCATCTGGTAAAAGGATATTCAGAGGAATGTATCGTAGCGCCAAAGGTTTGTTGACTAATTGTGACTGTCTGGGTGCTGCGAATATTATCCGCAAAGTAGCGATACAGTTAAGCATTGACTTAACCAAGGTCGGTAGGGCAGTTTTGATCCTGCCAAGAAGGATAAACGTTTTTAGGCACGTCTTCAGACTGCCTAAAAGCATCCTTTGTGAATCCCTGTCTCTTTAGAGCAGGGAGAGATCAAGCGTCCCCATTTCGACATAAAATTCTTAAAACAGCTTGACGTTCTCTCCACCACTAGTTTCCTTAACCCATATTCTTAGATCACTATGGCTATTGGCTACGTTGCCCTTGTCCTCCACGCCCATCTACCCTTTGTTCGTCATCCTGAAAGCGATTACGTCCTCGAAGAGGAGTGGCTTTATGAAGCCATTACAGAAACTTATATTCCCTTGCTGCAAGTATTTGAAGGACTCAAGCAAGACGGTATTGACTTCAAGATTACGATGAGTATGACACCGCCGTTGGTGTCGATGTTACAAGATCCGCTATTGCAAGAGCGGTATGATCACCACTTAGCTATGCTAGAAGAATTAGTTGAGTTGGAAGTTGAACATAACGCACAAAATGGTCATATCCGCTATTTAGCAGAACATTACGCTAGTGAATTCAACAAAGCGCGTCAGCTATGGGAACGCTATGATGGCGATTTGGTAACAGCATTTAAGCAATTTCAAGATAGTAATAACTTAGAAATTATTACCTGTGGTGCCACTCATGGCTATTTGCCATTAATGAAAATGTATCCCCAGGCAGTATGGGCACAAATTCAGGTTGCTTGTGAACACTACGAACAAACTTTTGGTCGTGCACCTAGAGGTATTTGGCTACCCGAATGCGCTTACTACGAGGGCTTAGAGCGAATGTTAGCCGATGCAGGCTTGCGTTACTTCCTCACCGATGGACATGGTATTCTCTACGCCCGTCCGCGCCCGCGCTTTGGCAGTTATGCTCCCATATTTACAGAAACTGGTGTTGCTGCCTTTGGACGCGATCACGAATCTTCGCAGCAAGTTTGGTCATCAGAAGTTGGTTATCCTGGTGCAGCAGAATATCGCGAGTTTTACAAAGATCTCGGCTGGGAAGCAGATTACGAATACATTAAGCCTTACATCATGCCCAATGGACAGCGGAAAAACACGGGCATCAAATATCATAAAATCACTGGTCGCGGTTTAGGGTTATCGGATAAAGCACTCTACGATCCTTATTGGGCGAGAGAAAAAGCCGCCGAACACGCTGGCAACTTCATGTATAATCGCGAACGCCAAGTCGAGCATTTGCATGACATTATGCATCGACCGCCAATCATTGTTTCACCTTACGATGCTGAATTATTTGGTCACTGGTGGTATGAAGGTCCTTGGTTTATCGATTACTTATTCCGCAAGTCTTGGTACGATCAGGGAACTTATCAAATGACGCACTTGGCAGATTATTTAGTCGCCAACCCAACACAGCAAATTTGTCAACCTTCACAATCAAGTTGGGGTTACAAAGGCTTTCACGAGTATTGGTTAAATGAAACAAATGCTTGGATTTATCCGCATTTGCACAAAGCTGCGGAACGGATGATTGAACTGTCACGGCGAGAACCTGCAGATGAATTAGAATGGCGGGCGTTGAACCAAGCTGCCAGAGAAGTGTTATTAGCACAATCATCGGACTGGGCATTCATTATGCGGACAGGAACGATGGTTCCCTATGCAGTACGCAGAACGCGATCGCACTTGATGCGTTTTAACAAACTCTACGAAGATATCAATATCGGTAAAATCGATAGCGGCTGGTTGGAAAAAGTAGAGTCAATGGACAATATTTTCCCTAAAGTCAATTACCGCGTGTATCGTCCGCTTTAAACTCGATTAGGGTGGGGATTTCCACCCTTCTGTTGTTGCTCAAGTTAATTAGGTTACTTCATCCTAGACTTGATTTTGATGAATCAGCATAGCCCATTTTGACACCAGTGGCTCTAATTAAAGCAGATGCGATCGCTGTATATCGCAATACAGAAAACCATTGGTTGCCTCAACTTTAATGCGATCGCAGTTAATATTTAGCGATTATTAAAGGTGATCAAGCGTTTTTCTAGTTTTCTTCTCATTGCCACATCCCTAATGCTATTTTCTGGTTGTGGTTCACCCTCAGCGGATACTCCGGCAAGCAACACAGATAATCCTGCACTTAGCCCTGCTGCAAATACAAATCAGAACCTCAAAAACGTCAATGTACAATTAGCTTTCTTGTTTCAAAGCTTAGATGCACCATTAGTTTTAGCAATCAATAAAGGGTATTTTGCTGCAGAGGGATTGAATGTTACCTACGAACGAGGATTTGGCAACGTAGATACAATTAGTAAGCTTGGTGCAGGCGCATTTGATATTGCCTTTAGCGATATCTACAATACGCTGGAATTTAATGATAAAAATCCGAATGACAAAATTATAGCAGTTGCAGTTCCTTTTAATAAAGCACCATTTGCAGTTCTGAGTTTAGATGAAGCGATCGCCTCACCACAAAATTTAGCAGGTAAAACCCTCGGCGCACCAGCAGGTGATGGTCCACGAAAACTATTTCCATTATTTGCTAAAGAAACTGGAGTCGATCCCAATTCGGTAACTTGGACAACAATGGAACCAAGACTACGTGAAACATTTCTCCTGCAAGGTAAGGTAGATGCAATCAGTGCTTTTTCTACTTCAGCTTTACCATCTTTACTTAAAGGTGGAAAAAGCATGGAAGATATTAAAGTTTTTTACTACAATGACTTTGGTTTAGATTTTTATGGCAATGCTATTTTAGCAAAAGAAAGTTTTGTACAACAGAATCCCGAAGTTCTTCGCGGTTTTGTAAAAGCCTATCTCAAAGGAATGCAAGATACCCTAAGAGATCCCAATGCAGCATTAGATGCAGTCGTTGCAGCAGATCAAAGCAAGTTAATTGATCGCGAAGCTGAAAAAGTACGGTTACAAGTAGCACTTAATGACTTAATTATCACTCCAGAAGCAGAATCGCTTGGTTTAGGTGCAGTTGATCCACAGCGGTTACAAACCTCAATTACACAAACCGTCGAAGGTTTTGGGTTAAATAGTCAACCAACTGTTGCAGATATCTTTACTGATGAGTTTTTACCACCAAAAGAAGAACGCAATTTACCACCACAAAACGAACGACAACCGTTATCTTAGAATTCCTCAGTGATCGCTATTTTCAACACAGGCGATCGTATTTGAAGAATCACACCTCCGACTAAAGTCGGGGTTCAAGCAAAGTGTACCTTCGTACACTAAGACAAGATTTTTGAGGGGGTAAGACATGCCTTACCCGTAGTCCGCGGAGATGGACTTTGTTTATTTAGCAGCGAATTCATTCGCCTCTTTAATCAGAGGATTTAAATTATTTTGCCAAACGTCAATATACAGCTGATCGAAACTATCAAAAAAGCGAGAAGTCGTAAATCAGCGGCAGTACAACTCAATACTTTCTTCGCCGTTGCCGCCGAAAATTAAGCGCGGGTTGTGTTGGCGTTACTTGATGCGCTGTAAAATGCTTGTGGTTTTGGTAATGGGGAATGGGTAATTGGTAATCGGGAATCGGGTTCACGACTCGAATGAATGGTGTCTAATACTCATTTTTATTTTTTACTTGACTTATAACAAACGTTCGATATAAGATTTGGGACAAGCAAATGTATGCTGCCGATTCAATAAAAGACTGGGGTTCGCTTGCTACATAATTTATGCCTAAAATTGTTGACCATGACCAATATCGCAAAGAACTACTCACAAAATGCTTTGATTTATTCGCTAACAAGGGGTATGCCTCGGTAACAATGCGCCAAATTGCCCAAGAAATAGGAGTATCGACAGGAACGCTGTATCATTACTTTCCGAGTAAGCAAGCTTTATTTTGGCAGCTATATGACGAATTTAATGAACGAGACGCAGCAAGTATGAATACTGTATTGAATAGTACTAACACTTTACAGGAACGAATTACAGCGATATTTGATTATATTGCCCAGAATGAAGATTACTTCTTCAAACAATTTTTGATTACGAGTGACTTTTATCAACAACAAGATCGCACAGAAATTTTGACAAATGAAACCCTCAAGCGTAACTATGAGTTAAATAGAGATTTTACTGCTAAAGCATTGGGTATCGCCGATCCTGCTTTAGTTAACTTTGCTATTGCTTTAGTAACAGGAATTATGACTTTACGGCTATTTGAAGGTGATGTCGTTGCGTATGATGAGCAAGCCAAATTATTTAATAAAATGCTGACGCTTTATTTGCAAGAAGCATCGTTAGATAAGTCTGATGAGTTACCAGTGTCTTAAAAAGGGAAAAAATCAATGACGCTTGGGTTATTCTCTAAACCAGCAAATCGCAAGTTAATCGGGTTAATTGTTGCCGCAATGATTACTGGAGGGATTGCGTATTACGGAATTTCTCAGTATGGACAAAGAAAGACACCTCAACCTACTGCAACGGTTCCCGTCCTCAAAAAAGTAACTGCGCTAGGAAGAATCGAACCTGAAGGTGAAGTCATTCGCTTATCTGCACCCTTGGCGTTAGATGGCGATCGCATTGCCCAAATTCTCGTTCAAGAAGGCGATTCCGTGCAAGCAGGTCAAGTTGTGGCAATATTAGATTCACGCGATCGCCTACAAGATGCGTTGCAACAAGCCCAACAACAAGTTAAAGTCACTCAAGCACGACTCGCACAAGTGAAAGCAGGCGCAAAACGCGGGGAAATTCAAGCCCAGCAAGCAACAATTACTCGACTAGAAGCCGAATTAGCAGGTGAAATTGCCGCCCAAAATGCGGCGATCGCTCGTTGGCAATCGGAAGTACGTAACGCCGATGCAGAGTATAATCGCTTTCAACAGTTGTATCGACAAGGTGCAATTGCAGCATCTAGTTTAGATAACAAACGTTTAATTGCTGAAACCGCCCAAGCCCAACTTGATGAGGCGCAACAAACCCAAAGTAAAACGATAGAATCACTCCAAGCGCAACTAAAAGAAGCACGCGCCACCTTAAATCAAATTGCGGAAGTACGCCCAGTTGATATAGAAGCTGCCCAAAGTGAAGTTGCAGAAGCGATTGCATCTGTTAAGCGTGCCCAAACTGATTTAGCACAAGCCTACATCAAAGCACCAACATCAGGACAAATTCTCAGGATTCATTCTAGAGTTGGAGAGAAAATTAGTGATTCTGGGATTGCCGATTTAGCACAAACTGACACAATGCTAGTGGTAGCAGAAGTATATCAAACAGACATCAATAAAGTTAAGCCAGGACAAACCGCAACAATTACCAGCGAAGCGATCGCCGGAGAACTTCAAGGAGTTGTATCGCACGTAGGTTTACAAGTTGATCGCCAAAATGTTTTCAGCAATCAACCAGGAGAAAATCTCGATCGTCGCGTTGTTGAAGTCAAAATTCGCCTTAATCCTACCGATAGTAAACAAGTTGCTGGGTTGACAAACTTACAAGTACAAACAGCAATTCAACTTTAGTTTTATTTATAACGAATGTGCGATATCAGGAGGAGATTATGAGTACAGAAGTTGTGAGTTTAAAGCGATCGCAAATTGATGCTGCCAGTGAAGTTCTAGCGCAGGCATTCAACGCCGATCCAATGTTCAGTTACTTTGCTTTAGAAGACGAACCAGCAAGACTCGATCTGATCAACTGGGTTGCGAAGACGATATTGCGATACAGCCAACACTATAATCACATCTACACAACGCAACATGACTTAAAAGGAGTTGCAGTATGGCTACCACCGACAAAATATCCACTCAATAATGTAAGATTTCTACTATCTGGATTATATAGAATCCCTCCCAGACTGCGTTTCGACAGATTCAAACAATTAAT
This genomic interval carries:
- a CDS encoding ABC transporter substrate-binding protein, producing MIKRFSSFLLIATSLMLFSGCGSPSADTPASNTDNPALSPAANTNQNLKNVNVQLAFLFQSLDAPLVLAINKGYFAAEGLNVTYERGFGNVDTISKLGAGAFDIAFSDIYNTLEFNDKNPNDKIIAVAVPFNKAPFAVLSLDEAIASPQNLAGKTLGAPAGDGPRKLFPLFAKETGVDPNSVTWTTMEPRLRETFLLQGKVDAISAFSTSALPSLLKGGKSMEDIKVFYYNDFGLDFYGNAILAKESFVQQNPEVLRGFVKAYLKGMQDTLRDPNAALDAVVAADQSKLIDREAEKVRLQVALNDLIITPEAESLGLGAVDPQRLQTSITQTVEGFGLNSQPTVADIFTDEFLPPKEERNLPPQNERQPLS
- a CDS encoding ABC exporter membrane fusion protein, encoding MTLGLFSKPANRKLIGLIVAAMITGGIAYYGISQYGQRKTPQPTATVPVLKKVTALGRIEPEGEVIRLSAPLALDGDRIAQILVQEGDSVQAGQVVAILDSRDRLQDALQQAQQQVKVTQARLAQVKAGAKRGEIQAQQATITRLEAELAGEIAAQNAAIARWQSEVRNADAEYNRFQQLYRQGAIAASSLDNKRLIAETAQAQLDEAQQTQSKTIESLQAQLKEARATLNQIAEVRPVDIEAAQSEVAEAIASVKRAQTDLAQAYIKAPTSGQILRIHSRVGEKISDSGIADLAQTDTMLVVAEVYQTDINKVKPGQTATITSEAIAGELQGVVSHVGLQVDRQNVFSNQPGENLDRRVVEVKIRLNPTDSKQVAGLTNLQVQTAIQL
- a CDS encoding glycoside hydrolase family 57 protein, giving the protein MAIGYVALVLHAHLPFVRHPESDYVLEEEWLYEAITETYIPLLQVFEGLKQDGIDFKITMSMTPPLVSMLQDPLLQERYDHHLAMLEELVELEVEHNAQNGHIRYLAEHYASEFNKARQLWERYDGDLVTAFKQFQDSNNLEIITCGATHGYLPLMKMYPQAVWAQIQVACEHYEQTFGRAPRGIWLPECAYYEGLERMLADAGLRYFLTDGHGILYARPRPRFGSYAPIFTETGVAAFGRDHESSQQVWSSEVGYPGAAEYREFYKDLGWEADYEYIKPYIMPNGQRKNTGIKYHKITGRGLGLSDKALYDPYWAREKAAEHAGNFMYNRERQVEHLHDIMHRPPIIVSPYDAELFGHWWYEGPWFIDYLFRKSWYDQGTYQMTHLADYLVANPTQQICQPSQSSWGYKGFHEYWLNETNAWIYPHLHKAAERMIELSRREPADELEWRALNQAAREVLLAQSSDWAFIMRTGTMVPYAVRRTRSHLMRFNKLYEDINIGKIDSGWLEKVESMDNIFPKVNYRVYRPL
- a CDS encoding GNAT family N-acetyltransferase, with translation MSTEVVSLKRSQIDAASEVLAQAFNADPMFSYFALEDEPARLDLINWVAKTILRYSQHYNHIYTTQHDLKGVAVWLPPTKYPLNNVRFLLSGLYRIPPRLRFDRFKQLIALFSKLEGYHQQDLPEKHWYLFMLGVAPTYQSQGIGSLLLQPILKQADREKLPCYLETSTEKGVRFYQRNGFEVLRSGTFPKTNLQYWTLKREPS
- a CDS encoding TetR/AcrR family transcriptional regulator, translated to MPKIVDHDQYRKELLTKCFDLFANKGYASVTMRQIAQEIGVSTGTLYHYFPSKQALFWQLYDEFNERDAASMNTVLNSTNTLQERITAIFDYIAQNEDYFFKQFLITSDFYQQQDRTEILTNETLKRNYELNRDFTAKALGIADPALVNFAIALVTGIMTLRLFEGDVVAYDEQAKLFNKMLTLYLQEASLDKSDELPVS
- a CDS encoding RNA-guided endonuclease InsQ/TnpB family protein, producing MFGCQQVLIDDTEILPYLEFICSEANKLINCGTYYGRQVYFKTGKIISKFDLNYEYKKNCHYQFLCAQAAQQVLLSVAEAFNSFRKLKVSYNKREIVDKPKPPKYRKKGGLALIAYPKQAISLVKNRVRFPLGKKVKASFGIDSFIVPMPSNLKFEDIREVRILPRNGCFYAEFVYRQQIFKPPLDKEQVLGIDPGVNNWLTCVSNIGKSFIIDGRKLKSQNQWYNKQIASLTKDKPQGFWNEELATITEKRNRQMRDAINKAARYVVNWCIYNRVGRIIFGWNQRNKNEINLGKKNNQQIVQIPTARLKQRIEQLCEQYGIEFVETEESYTSIASYLDGDELPKFGEKPEGWKPSGKRIFRGMYRSAKGLLTNCDCLGAANIIRKVAIQLSIDLTKVGRAVLILPRRINVFRHVFRLPKSILCESLSL